Proteins encoded within one genomic window of Pararhizobium capsulatum DSM 1112:
- the coaBC gene encoding bifunctional phosphopantothenoylcysteine decarboxylase/phosphopantothenate--cysteine ligase CoaBC, with translation MILQGKRILLIISGGIAAYKILDLIRRLRERGASVRPVMTAGAQAFVTPLVVGALAADKVFTELFSREDEQDVGHIRLARDCDLVLIAPATANLMAKMASGLADDLASTILLATNRPVLAAPAMNPKMWAHPATRRNHATLVGDGIRFVGPASGEMAESGEKGEGRMAEPLEIVAAVETLLDTGDKPLAGKKAIVTSGPTHEPIDPVRYIANRSSGKQGHAIAAELSQLGAEVTLVSGPVIIPDPKGVKVIHVERAEEMRDAVLSALPADIAVMVAAVADWRVASAAGNKIKKQPGETPPSLLLTENPDILKTVGHHAQRPKLVVGFAAETQNVAENGRSKLERKGADYIIANDVSPETGIMGGDRNRVKVIGKAGDEDWPEMDKQSVAEKIARLIASHFA, from the coding sequence ATGATCCTTCAGGGAAAACGCATTCTCCTCATCATCTCCGGCGGCATCGCGGCCTATAAGATCCTCGATCTCATCCGTCGCCTTCGGGAGCGCGGCGCATCCGTCCGCCCGGTGATGACGGCGGGCGCGCAGGCTTTCGTAACGCCGCTTGTCGTTGGCGCTTTGGCGGCCGACAAGGTGTTTACCGAACTCTTTTCCCGCGAGGACGAGCAGGATGTCGGCCATATCCGGTTGGCCCGCGATTGCGACCTCGTGCTGATCGCGCCAGCAACGGCCAACCTGATGGCGAAGATGGCAAGCGGCCTCGCCGATGATCTCGCCTCAACGATCCTGTTGGCGACCAACCGGCCGGTGCTCGCCGCACCCGCCATGAACCCGAAGATGTGGGCGCATCCCGCCACCCGCCGTAACCATGCGACGCTCGTCGGTGACGGCATCCGCTTCGTCGGCCCGGCCTCCGGAGAGATGGCCGAAAGCGGCGAGAAGGGGGAAGGCCGCATGGCCGAACCGCTCGAGATCGTCGCCGCCGTCGAAACCTTGCTCGATACCGGTGACAAGCCGCTCGCCGGCAAGAAAGCCATCGTCACCTCCGGCCCCACCCATGAGCCGATCGATCCCGTGCGCTATATCGCCAACCGCTCGTCAGGCAAGCAAGGCCATGCGATCGCCGCCGAGTTGTCCCAGCTTGGCGCTGAGGTGACGCTGGTCTCCGGCCCCGTCATCATTCCCGATCCCAAGGGTGTCAAGGTCATTCATGTCGAGCGGGCTGAAGAGATGCGTGATGCGGTGCTGTCAGCCCTGCCGGCCGATATTGCCGTCATGGTTGCCGCCGTCGCCGACTGGCGCGTGGCATCCGCCGCGGGCAACAAGATCAAGAAGCAGCCCGGCGAAACCCCACCGTCGCTGCTGCTTACGGAAAACCCGGATATCCTGAAAACAGTAGGTCATCACGCCCAACGCCCCAAGCTGGTCGTCGGCTTTGCCGCAGAAACACAGAATGTCGCGGAAAACGGCCGCTCCAAGCTGGAGCGCAAGGGGGCGGATTACATCATCGCCAATGACGTTTCGCCGGAAACCGGCATCATGGGCGGCGACCGCAACCGGGTGAAGGTCATTGGCAAGGCCGGCGACGAGGACTGGCCGGAGATGGACAAACAATCAGTCGCGGAAAAGATCGCCCGGCTGATCGCCTCACATTTTGCGTGA
- a CDS encoding class II glutamine amidotransferase: MCRWAAYRGEPLYLEDLVTSPAHSLIEQSHCATRAKTATNGDGFGIAWYGDHPEPGRYRDILPAWSDCNLRSIARQIRSPLFLAHVRAATGGGTRRDNCHPFVHGRWSFMHNGQIGDFEQLRRPMEAMLDNDLYAARTGTTDSELLFLLALQFGLEHDPLGAMAETLAFVERLSEHLELQTLVRFTAAFSDGRDLYAVRYASDWRAPTLYAAPMGPSGGYCLVSEPLNDDDNAWVEIPDGTAVIVGENGVDVRLFGTGGRDASPQTQHAVSNNRAFSRKM; this comes from the coding sequence ATGTGCCGCTGGGCAGCCTATCGCGGGGAACCGCTCTATCTGGAAGATCTGGTGACATCGCCGGCCCATTCGCTGATCGAGCAGTCCCATTGCGCCACCCGCGCCAAGACAGCAACCAATGGCGACGGTTTCGGCATCGCCTGGTATGGCGACCATCCGGAGCCCGGCCGCTACCGCGATATCCTGCCGGCGTGGTCGGACTGCAACCTCAGAAGCATCGCCCGCCAGATCCGCTCGCCCCTCTTCCTCGCCCATGTGCGCGCCGCGACCGGCGGCGGCACGCGACGCGACAATTGCCATCCCTTCGTCCATGGCCGCTGGTCGTTCATGCACAACGGCCAGATCGGCGATTTCGAGCAGCTGCGGCGGCCGATGGAGGCGATGCTCGACAACGATCTCTATGCGGCCCGCACCGGCACGACCGACAGCGAACTGCTGTTTCTTTTGGCGCTACAATTCGGTCTGGAGCACGATCCGCTCGGCGCGATGGCCGAGACGCTTGCCTTCGTCGAGCGGCTATCCGAGCATCTGGAGCTGCAGACGCTGGTGCGTTTCACCGCCGCCTTCTCCGACGGCCGTGATCTCTATGCCGTGCGCTATGCCTCCGATTGGCGCGCACCAACGCTTTATGCTGCGCCGATGGGACCAAGCGGCGGCTATTGCCTCGTTTCCGAGCCGCTGAACGACGACGACAATGCCTGGGTGGAAATCCCGGATGGGACCGCCGTCATTGTCGGCGAAAACGGTGTCGATGTCCGGCTGTTCGGCACCGGTGGCCGCGATGCCAGTCCGCAGACGCAGCATGCGGTTTCCAACAACCGGGCCTTCTCACGCAAAATGTGA